In Nilaparvata lugens isolate BPH chromosome 5, ASM1435652v1, whole genome shotgun sequence, the following proteins share a genomic window:
- the LOC120348851 gene encoding ribonuclease P protein subunit p25-like protein, translating into MENYTKGKNVEQEWTKETVPVPNLPENFTWMHVKGGSKMCNLLEYALKAFKESGAILWTGSGPAVGKTVSCAEIMKKRCKHLHQINKICYTKVEEYWTPLQEDLEELVVTRELPTIHILLSKEPLDKEEPGYQAPNVKNAFWSSSASHAKRSGALKKQRQERRVDSHTFDELGLRSNNNRQKKGASGGGARATFHRRQNDAKQQASAAPTSAD; encoded by the exons ATGGAGAACTATACTAAaggaaaaaatgttgaacaagaATGGACGAAAGAGACTGTTCCTGTTCCAAATTTACCAGAAAACTTCACGTGGATGCAT GTGAAAGGAGGTAGTAAGATGTGCAATCTTCTGGAATACGCTCTGAAAGCCTTCAAGGAGAGTGGAGCCATTCTGTGGACTGGTAGCGGGCCCGCTGTTGGCAAAACTGTCAGTTGTGCCGAAATCATGAAGAAACGTTGCAAACACCTGCACCAGATCAACAAAATATGCTACACCAA AGTTGAAGAATACTGGACACCACTGCAAGAGGATCTTGAAGAACTTGTTGTAACCAGAGAACTTCCCACGATCCACATTCTTTTGTCGAAAGAACCCTTGGACAAGGAAGAACCTGG CTACCAGGCGCCGAACGTGAAGAACGCATTCTGGTCTAGCTCAGCCAGCCATGCCAAGAGAAGCGGTGCTCTGAAGAAACAGCGCCAAGAGCGGAGGGTCGATTCGCACACTTTCGACGAACTTGGACTTCGGTCAAACAACAATCGGCAAAAGAAAGGCGCATCAGGTGGGGGTGCCCGAGCCACTTTCCATAGGAGACAAAACGACGCTAAGCAGCAAGCCTCCGCTGCTCCGACAAGCGCCGATTAA